AGATTTCCTGCTGATCATCATGCTTAAAAACTTCGATCAGCTGACGTAAAGGTTCCAGTTTCAAGAAAGGTTCATCTCCCTGAACATTGATCACGATATCACAGTCAATATTCTGTACAGCTTCAGCAATACGGTCGCTTCCGGTCTCGTGCTGCCCTGTCATTACGGCTTTTCCTCCGTTTTTTACGATTTCATCAAGAATAATTTCGGAGTCTGTAGCAACAAATACTTCATCAAACAGCCCGGTTTCCACTACGTTTTGATAAGTGGTAGTAATAACGGTTTTTTCTCCTAAAATCTGCATTAATTTCCCTGGAAAACGACTTGCTTCGTAACGTGCAGGGATGACAGCGATTATTTTCATTCAGTAAAAATATTAAGTAATTCTCTTTAATTCAACAGGTTTCATCTCAGCATTTTCAAAAGCTGTAATGATCCTTCTATCTTGAGATCAAATGTAGTGAAAAGTATCTTATTTACTCTACAAAACAGAGATTTCAACGGCTTAAAAAGAGAGTTTTACGCCTACCATATTATATTCCCATTGGCGGGATGCCGTAAAGTTGAGATTATATTTTGTTTTTCCTATGGTTCCTTCTGATGAAGTATATCTGCTTTTTGATATTGTTTTTCCTATAAAATATCCCATTAATAAAGCCAGCGGGTAATCTGAAGCCCAGTGAACTTTACTTTGCATCATCTGAAAACATAAGGCTCCCGCTAAGGTGTACCCTACCGGTTTTATCCATTTTGCATCCGGATAATTGTCTGCTATCACGGTGATTCCGGCCATAAAGGTTGTTAAGTGTCCGGATGGCATTGCATCGTAATTTGAGGTATTTTTTCCAAATTCTGAAAAGCTTGGAAAAGGATTCCATGCACCTCCTTTATTACCGTTTATCTCTGCAATAAAAGGGCTTTCTCTTCCGGTAATTCTTTTAGTGGTTTGGGTGAAAACTCCGGAAAGAATTAAACTTTCCATCAAACCACTCGCTGTAGCCTGTGCTCTATAATCATTTTTAATCAAACCATATGTTCCAAAACCAATTCCCAGCAAAACCAGTGTGGAACCATTTCCAATCAGATATAAAGTAGAGCCAATATCTTTAGGGATTTTAAAAACACCACCTATTTTGTTGTAGTTATTATCTTTATCCATTCCCCATCTTTCTCCCAATTCTCTTGAATTATCAATCAGTTTCTGGTCAAATGGTAATAGAATTAAAGTTGCTGCAACAGCCCCTCCCAGATAATAAGCATGGTCTTTGGCAACAAAATCTTTATTGGTATTGATAAAGTTTCTGGGCAATTTGGTTACAAAATCTAATAATTTGGGCTTGGAATAAGTTCTGACAGAACCGTCTTTCAAGGTATAAGTCTGTACTTTTGGCAGATCTTTTACCTTCAATGTGTCCACTTCTTGTGAGCATGCCAGTATTGAAACTGGTAAGAGTAGAAATCTCAGTTTTTTCATCGTGCAATTTTCGACTTTATTATATTTAGGTGTGTAAAAGCCCCAAAGGTAATTCCTAGATGAGTGTTGTACAAAGTGGTTATTTAACTTTTAATATTTATTTAATTTTTTGATAAATTGGCATAACATCACTTTCTGGAAAACGTCATGGTTGTATATAAAAAAGCTTCGACTCCGCCTAGCGTGACATTATTGCTAATACTAAATGAAATATTGTAACGATGTCATGCCGAACAGAGTCGAAGCATATATTATATCTGAAGACTACTTTAAGTTGTTCAAAGCACTTTCCAGTTTTGGAAGCATTACTTTGATCTCATCTGTAGCCAATCCTCCTACAGAAGCACGGAACCAAGGTTCAGATTTGTCTTCTCCGAAGGCTGAGAACGGTACTAAAGCCACTCCTGCTTCATTAATCAGGTAGAATACAAGGTCTGAAGAGTTTTCGATAACAGCTCCATCCGGTTTTGTTTTTCCAATATAGTTTAACTTAATGGTAAGATAAAGAGCTCCCATCGGTTCGATACTGTCTACTGAAAGTCCTTTTCCTTTTAAATCCTGAACTCCGTTGTGAAGAACTTTTAGGCTTTCTTCAAGTTTAGCCTTAAAATCATTAACGAAAGTATTTACATTCTCCGGATTTTCATAGAATTTAGCAGTTGCTTCCTGTTCCGGTTTTGGTGCCCATGCTCCAACGTGTGTAAGAAGCGCCTTCATTTTATCCAGGATATGAGCAGGCCCGAATCCCCATCCAACACGTACTCCTGTTGCTGCAAGGCATTTTGAAATACCGTCGATATAGATGGTATAATCTTTCATTTCAGGGAAAAGAGAAACTGGATCTACGTGCTCAGCTCCAAAAGTAAGGCAAGAATAGATCTGGTCATACATTAAGTATAAAGGTTTTTCGTCTGCTCCTCTTTTTTTGTTTTCAGCAATTACCAGTTCGCAAATCTCTGAAAGCTGCTCTTTTGTAAACATTGTTCCTGTAGGGTTCAATGGTGAGCAAAGTGCTAGTAATACTGCTCCATCCAAATGCGGTCTTAAATCATCTGCAGTTGGAAGGAAGTTGGTTTCAGGTTTTGTTTTCACTTCTACAGCGTTGGCTGAAGTAAGGTAAGCATAGTGATTGTTGTTCCATGATGGTGTAGGATATACTACTTTATCTCCTTCGTCTACAATGGTTTTGTATACGGCATAGATCAAAGGTCTTGATCCTGCAGTAATCAGAATATCGTTAGGAGAATAATCAAGATTCCATCTTTTTTTAAGGTCTTTGGAAACTTCCTTTCTTAAAGATAAAAGTCCGTTTGCAGGCGGATAGTTCGTCAAATTATTCTGATATGCTTTCTGAATCTCTTCCTTCAGCAATGCCGGAATAGGATAGATATTAGAATTCAGATCACCAATAGTAAGATTGGCAATTTCCGCTCCTTTTGCTTTTAGATCATTTACTTCGTTACCAATTTTTACAATTTCAGAACCGATCAGGTTCGCTGCTAATTTTGAAACTTTCACTTTTTCTTATTTTAAATTTATATTATCGTTCTCCATGAATCTTCTCATATTTTTTGATCTATGGTGTTTTCAGAGTATTAATCCAGTTTCAAATCTGTTTTAACAGCTCCTATTTTAGCTTCCAATGATTTTAACTTGTCTCTGAAATCTGCTTCTGAAGTAATGGAATCCTTCACTGAAACATAGAACTTGATTTTTGGTTCTGTTCCTGAAGGTCTTACGCATACTTTTGTTCCATCCTGAGTGTAATAGATCAATACATTAGACTTCGGAATATCGTTCATTACTTTTTTCTCGTTCGTAGAAATGGTAAGACTTGTCTGCTCTTTAAAGTCTTTCACTTCTTCTACGAGTGAACCGGCCAATTCTTTTGGAGGGTTTTCACGGAAGTTTTTCATCATATTCTGAATTTCTTCAGCTCCTTCTTTTCCTTTTCTTACAATATTGATTAATCCTTCGTAATACATTCCAAGGTCTTCATAGATCTCGATCATGTACTGATACATTGTTTTTCCGTTGGCTTTACACCATGCTGCAATTTCACAGGCTACAAGGATACTTCCACAAGAGTCTTTATCACGTACGAAATCTCCGGTCATGAATCCGAAACTTTCTTCACCACCACACACAAATTTCTGTGTTCCTTCTGCTTCACGGATCATTTTCCCGATCCATTTGAATCCGGTAAGACCTACTTTACATTCTACTCCGAATTTTTGTGCAATATCAAAGAAGATATCTGAAGTTACGATTGTAGAACCGATGAATTCTTTTCCTGTAATTCTTTCCTGTTTTCTCCACTCATTCAGAATGTAGTAAGTAAGGATTGTATTGGTTTGGTTACCATTCAGTAATTGCATTTCACCATCAAGATTTCTTACTGCAATACCCAATCTGTCTCCATCAGGGTCAGTTCCGATCACGATATCAGCATTGGTAATTCTTGCCAGATCCATTGCCATTTCCAACGCTGCAGGCTCTTCCGGGTTTGGAGAATCTACTGTAGGGAAATTTCCGCTTGGGATCATCTGTTCTCTTACAAGATCTATTTTTTTGAATCCAGCCTTTTCTAAAGCTTTAGGAATAGTAGTATAAGTTGTTCCGTGGATAGAGGTGAAAACTATATTTAAATTTTCTTTTCCAACATTCTGATATGTAGAGTTTTCAATACAAGCATTGATATACACATCATCCTGCTCTTCTCCGATCCATTCGATCAGATCATCATTTCCGTTGAATTTAATTTCCTCAAATTTAACAGAATATACTTCATTGATAATGGCTTCATCATTAGGCGGAACAATCTGTGCACCGTCGTTCCAGTATACTTTGTAACCGTTGTATTCAGGCGGATTGTGAGAAGCTGTCAATACGATTCCTCCGTTACATTTTTTATCACGTACTGTGAAAGACAATTCCGGAGTTGGTCTGTGATCTTTGAAAAGCAATACTTTAATTCCGTTTGCAGTTAAAACATCCGCTACCAGTTTTCCGAATTCTTTTGAGTTATTACGAACATCATAAGCAATGGCCACCTTAATTTCTTCCCCTTTGAACTGCTGCAGCATATAATTTGCCAGTCCCTGAGTAGCCTGTCCTAATGTATATTTATTCAAGCGGTTGGTTCCTACTCCCATTATTCCACGCATACCTCCTGTCCCGAATTCCAGCTCTCTGTAGAAAGAATCTTCCAGATCAGGGGAATTGCTGTCAATTAATGCCTGTACAGCATCTCTCGTTTCTTTATCGAAGGTATCACTTAACCAAAGTTTCGCTTTTTCTAGTGTATTCATATTTATGTCTAAGTTTTTTAAGCTGGAAGAGGGAAGCTGGAGGCAGGAAGTTATATTGTGCCTGGCTTCAAAATTCCGGCTTTATTTTATTTTTATATTATTTTATTTTATTTATCTATTTTGTTGGAAGCAAATTTCTAACTTTGAAAACAAGAGGTATGAAAAACTAACATCACTCCCAGCCTCCAGCTTCATACTTCCGGCCTTATTCTATTCTTTTATCTGATTTCTAAAAGCGACAATCTGGTTCATCAAATTATAGCTTTCATGATATAATGTATTAAATTCTTCTTCTGTAATATATTCTCTATTTTTTGCTTTATATAAACATGTTACTGTTTCTGCCAAAGAACGAATCGAATATCCTAAAAATTTTTTAAATTCTAATTTTGACTGCAAAATACTTCCCTCGGAAATATTAAGTGCAATTGAATCGGAAGCTCTTCTTATTTGTGAAGTTAAATTAAACACTTCATCCTTTGGAAATTTTTGAGATAATTTAAAAATAGACTCTCCAAAATCCATAGACTTTTGCCAAATAATCAATTTCTCAAATTTGAAACTCATATTTAGTCTTCAAGCTGGAAGAGAGAAGCTGGAGGCAGGAAGTTATATTATGCCTGGCTTCAAAATTCGGCTTTATTTTATTTTTATATTATTTTATTTATCTATTTTGTTGGAAGCAAATTTCTAATTTTGA
The window above is part of the Chryseobacterium sp. MA9 genome. Proteins encoded here:
- the kdsB gene encoding 3-deoxy-manno-octulosonate cytidylyltransferase — its product is MKIIAVIPARYEASRFPGKLMQILGEKTVITTTYQNVVETGLFDEVFVATDSEIILDEIVKNGGKAVMTGQHETGSDRIAEAVQNIDCDIVINVQGDEPFLKLEPLRQLIEVFKHDDQQEISLASLKIQLHEKEEVENPNNVKVITDNNGFALYFSRSVIPFHREVSYDINYFKHIGVYAFRKEALLQFSKLEMKPLEISEKIECIRYLEYGMKIKMIETNFVGVGIDTPEDLEKARKLI
- a CDS encoding phosphatase PAP2 family protein, which gives rise to MKKLRFLLLPVSILACSQEVDTLKVKDLPKVQTYTLKDGSVRTYSKPKLLDFVTKLPRNFINTNKDFVAKDHAYYLGGAVAATLILLPFDQKLIDNSRELGERWGMDKDNNYNKIGGVFKIPKDIGSTLYLIGNGSTLVLLGIGFGTYGLIKNDYRAQATASGLMESLILSGVFTQTTKRITGRESPFIAEINGNKGGAWNPFPSFSEFGKNTSNYDAMPSGHLTTFMAGITVIADNYPDAKWIKPVGYTLAGALCFQMMQSKVHWASDYPLALLMGYFIGKTISKSRYTSSEGTIGKTKYNLNFTASRQWEYNMVGVKLSF
- a CDS encoding pyridoxal phosphate-dependent aminotransferase, which gives rise to MKVSKLAANLIGSEIVKIGNEVNDLKAKGAEIANLTIGDLNSNIYPIPALLKEEIQKAYQNNLTNYPPANGLLSLRKEVSKDLKKRWNLDYSPNDILITAGSRPLIYAVYKTIVDEGDKVVYPTPSWNNNHYAYLTSANAVEVKTKPETNFLPTADDLRPHLDGAVLLALCSPLNPTGTMFTKEQLSEICELVIAENKKRGADEKPLYLMYDQIYSCLTFGAEHVDPVSLFPEMKDYTIYIDGISKCLAATGVRVGWGFGPAHILDKMKALLTHVGAWAPKPEQEATAKFYENPENVNTFVNDFKAKLEESLKVLHNGVQDLKGKGLSVDSIEPMGALYLTIKLNYIGKTKPDGAVIENSSDLVFYLINEAGVALVPFSAFGEDKSEPWFRASVGGLATDEIKVMLPKLESALNNLK
- a CDS encoding phospho-sugar mutase; amino-acid sequence: MNTLEKAKLWLSDTFDKETRDAVQALIDSNSPDLEDSFYRELEFGTGGMRGIMGVGTNRLNKYTLGQATQGLANYMLQQFKGEEIKVAIAYDVRNNSKEFGKLVADVLTANGIKVLLFKDHRPTPELSFTVRDKKCNGGIVLTASHNPPEYNGYKVYWNDGAQIVPPNDEAIINEVYSVKFEEIKFNGNDDLIEWIGEEQDDVYINACIENSTYQNVGKENLNIVFTSIHGTTYTTIPKALEKAGFKKIDLVREQMIPSGNFPTVDSPNPEEPAALEMAMDLARITNADIVIGTDPDGDRLGIAVRNLDGEMQLLNGNQTNTILTYYILNEWRKQERITGKEFIGSTIVTSDIFFDIAQKFGVECKVGLTGFKWIGKMIREAEGTQKFVCGGEESFGFMTGDFVRDKDSCGSILVACEIAAWCKANGKTMYQYMIEIYEDLGMYYEGLINIVRKGKEGAEEIQNMMKNFRENPPKELAGSLVEEVKDFKEQTSLTISTNEKKVMNDIPKSNVLIYYTQDGTKVCVRPSGTEPKIKFYVSVKDSITSEADFRDKLKSLEAKIGAVKTDLKLD
- a CDS encoding four helix bundle protein codes for the protein MSFKFEKLIIWQKSMDFGESIFKLSQKFPKDEVFNLTSQIRRASDSIALNISEGSILQSKLEFKKFLGYSIRSLAETVTCLYKAKNREYITEEEFNTLYHESYNLMNQIVAFRNQIKE